One region of Priestia megaterium genomic DNA includes:
- a CDS encoding ABC transporter permease — protein sequence MQTKSRNIYLVPYVLWILLFVVAPIVLVVYYSFFSIDNELTLENYKKFFTPVYLQMTLSSFWYAFLITLFSLVFSYPTAYLLTKLKHKQLWLLLIILPTWINLLLKAYAFLGIFGTYGTVNKFTEFLGFGTHQILFTDFSFVFVSVYIFIPFMILPIFNSLEELNPSLIYASRDLGASSWVTFKRVVFPLTLEGVKSGCQAVFIPALSLFMITRLIAGNRVITLGTAIEQHFLVTQDWGMGATIAVFLIIAMAVMMLITGTGKRGV from the coding sequence ATGCAAACTAAATCAAGAAATATTTATTTAGTCCCGTATGTGTTATGGATTTTGCTTTTTGTAGTTGCTCCCATTGTATTAGTTGTCTATTATTCTTTTTTCAGCATTGATAATGAGCTGACGCTTGAAAACTATAAGAAATTTTTTACCCCTGTTTATTTACAGATGACGCTGAGCTCATTTTGGTATGCCTTTTTAATTACGTTATTTTCCTTGGTTTTTTCTTATCCAACAGCTTATTTACTAACGAAGCTTAAGCATAAGCAGCTTTGGCTTCTACTGATTATTTTACCGACGTGGATTAACCTATTATTAAAAGCTTATGCTTTTTTAGGCATATTCGGCACGTACGGTACGGTTAATAAATTTACTGAATTTCTGGGATTTGGTACTCATCAAATTTTATTTACTGACTTTAGTTTTGTATTTGTATCAGTGTATATTTTTATCCCCTTTATGATTTTGCCGATCTTTAACTCTTTAGAAGAACTTAATCCCTCGCTTATCTACGCTTCGCGAGACTTGGGGGCATCTTCATGGGTGACATTTAAGCGCGTGGTATTTCCGCTAACGCTAGAAGGGGTTAAATCAGGTTGTCAGGCTGTTTTTATTCCAGCACTGTCACTCTTTATGATTACGCGTTTAATTGCTGGAAACCGCGTCATTACACTGGGAACGGCGATTGAACAACATTTTTTAGTGACGCAGGATTGGGGCATGGGAGCCACAATTGCTGTCTTTTTAATTATTGCGATGGCCGTTATGATGCTCATAACAGGCACTGGAAAGAGAGGTGTGTAA
- a CDS encoding ABC transporter substrate-binding protein: protein MKQLAKPFIFIVILSFVLMYVVHHLNNAEGYSGGDTLTVYNWGDYIDPDLVNQFEKETGIKVIYQTFDSNEAMMTKIEQGGTTFDIAVPSEYAISKMREENLLLPIDHSKLPNLKYINPRFLDLSFDPGNKYSIPYFWGTVGIVYNSDMIHGKKIKSWNDLWDPKLKNQILLADGAREVMGMGLNSLNYSLNDTNKAHLQEAKRKLDTLTPNVKAIVGDEIKMLLANEEAAVGVVWSGDASEIMSENDKLNYVVPEEGSNLWFDNMVIPKTAKNVEGAHKFMNFMLDPKHAAQNAEYVGYSTPNKKALDYLPKEVAKDERFYPDEELTNKLEVYNNLGKRMLAYYNELFLEFKMHRK, encoded by the coding sequence ATGAAGCAATTAGCAAAGCCGTTTATCTTCATCGTCATCCTTTCTTTCGTTCTTATGTATGTGGTTCATCATTTGAACAATGCCGAAGGATACTCTGGAGGAGACACGCTGACCGTCTATAATTGGGGAGATTATATTGATCCTGATTTAGTGAATCAGTTTGAAAAAGAAACCGGAATTAAAGTCATTTATCAGACCTTTGATTCGAATGAAGCAATGATGACAAAAATTGAACAAGGCGGTACGACATTTGATATTGCTGTTCCTTCTGAATACGCGATTAGCAAGATGCGTGAAGAAAATTTACTATTGCCAATTGATCATTCGAAGCTGCCTAATTTAAAATACATTAATCCGCGTTTTTTAGACCTATCTTTTGATCCTGGCAATAAGTACTCTATTCCTTATTTTTGGGGAACTGTGGGTATTGTTTATAACTCTGATATGATTCATGGTAAGAAGATAAAGAGTTGGAATGATTTATGGGATCCTAAGCTAAAAAATCAAATTTTACTTGCAGATGGCGCTAGAGAAGTGATGGGAATGGGGCTAAATAGCTTAAATTATTCATTAAATGATACGAATAAAGCTCATCTTCAAGAAGCAAAAAGAAAGCTTGATACATTAACACCAAACGTAAAAGCCATTGTAGGAGACGAGATTAAGATGCTCCTAGCAAATGAAGAAGCGGCAGTTGGCGTTGTTTGGTCAGGTGATGCTTCTGAAATTATGAGTGAAAACGATAAGCTGAATTACGTTGTTCCAGAAGAAGGTTCGAATTTATGGTTCGATAACATGGTTATTCCAAAAACGGCTAAAAACGTAGAAGGTGCACATAAATTCATGAATTTTATGCTAGATCCTAAACACGCTGCTCAAAATGCAGAATATGTAGGGTATTCTACGCCTAATAAAAAAGCGTTAGATTATTTGCCGAAAGAAGTAGCGAAAGATGAACGGTTTTATCCGGATGAAGAACTAACCAATAAGCTTGAAGTATATAATAACTTAGGCAAACGAATGCTTGCTTATTACAATGAATTATTTTTAGAATTCAAAATGCACCGTAAATAA
- a CDS encoding acyltransferase, with the protein MKQKQKQHIQSIYFLRLFAMMMVVLVHVTAAYATVLPFASEAYQKYHFLNRIVRIEAGIFIVITGLVFFYSYINKPLTKTLWKTYYARRVTYILVPYVIWALIYEFYSYYVGATELNAADIVKRILRGESYYQLHFIFLIVQVYLVLPVFVWLAQKVTIFKKYMWLFGIIIQLGYLMLNNTYHITSFNLFLNTMATFLLGGWIGIYYREQVDKKYSRSNIVLFLVTLGSGIAISLLNYHLYTMKTIHISGFTYEAVNTLYLVVGSYFFFRIAEILAEKLSVKSVTVVKNIAMYSFGFYLIHPMVLNFVAKAVPIQGNYMFHVEILARYILTLAGCYLIIWGCHRLLPFASFLFGKLPKEAVFIYRRPDHK; encoded by the coding sequence GTGAAGCAAAAACAAAAGCAGCATATTCAATCCATTTATTTTTTACGATTATTCGCTATGATGATGGTTGTGCTCGTACATGTAACAGCAGCGTATGCAACGGTACTGCCATTTGCAAGTGAAGCTTATCAGAAATATCATTTCCTTAACCGAATTGTTCGAATTGAAGCAGGAATCTTTATTGTGATCACAGGTTTAGTTTTCTTTTATAGTTACATTAACAAGCCGTTAACAAAGACTTTATGGAAAACGTATTATGCTCGAAGAGTGACATATATTTTAGTTCCCTATGTTATTTGGGCACTTATTTATGAATTTTATTCGTACTATGTGGGAGCAACAGAATTAAATGCAGCTGATATTGTGAAACGTATTTTACGCGGAGAGTCCTACTATCAGCTTCATTTTATCTTTTTAATTGTACAAGTGTATCTCGTGCTGCCGGTTTTTGTATGGCTAGCACAAAAAGTAACCATTTTTAAAAAATACATGTGGCTGTTTGGTATTATCATTCAGCTTGGTTATTTAATGCTTAACAATACGTATCATATCACTTCATTTAATTTATTTTTAAATACGATGGCTACGTTTTTACTCGGCGGTTGGATTGGTATTTATTATCGCGAGCAAGTGGATAAAAAGTACAGTCGTTCAAATATTGTATTATTTCTGGTGACGCTCGGATCGGGAATAGCTATTTCACTGTTAAATTATCACTTATACACAATGAAGACAATTCACATTTCAGGCTTTACGTATGAGGCTGTTAATACGCTTTATTTGGTCGTGGGAAGTTATTTCTTCTTCCGAATTGCAGAGATATTAGCTGAAAAGCTTTCTGTGAAGTCCGTGACGGTCGTTAAAAATATTGCCATGTACTCGTTTGGATTTTACTTGATTCATCCAATGGTTTTAAACTTTGTGGCAAAAGCAGTACCAATACAAGGAAACTATATGTTTCACGTGGAAATCTTGGCACGTTATATTTTGACATTAGCGGGCTGTTACCTCATTATTTGGGGATGTCATCGTCTTTTACCGTTTGCTAGCTTTTTGTTTGGTAAACTGCCAAAAGAAGCGGTGTTCATTTACCGACGTCCTGATCATAAATAG
- a CDS encoding FMN-binding protein: protein MSKMGKTMIAACSVAIGSIYATGYINTLSDAQAVQVTPAHHQKKTRDQTDNQTIVNDNWGEDIASSNKHPSSASTESSAPKTKYKDGTYSGQGSNRIGTVYVSVTIKNDRIDTVEITEADTHYSESYIEDLPSQVVQRQSSDVDVVSGATLSTEDFQNAVDDALQQAMNA from the coding sequence ATGAGCAAAATGGGAAAAACGATGATTGCTGCATGCAGCGTAGCCATTGGAAGTATTTATGCAACGGGTTATATAAACACTCTATCTGACGCGCAAGCTGTTCAAGTCACACCGGCTCATCATCAGAAAAAAACGAGAGATCAGACAGACAATCAAACAATTGTTAATGATAACTGGGGAGAAGATATCGCTTCTTCTAATAAGCACCCTTCATCAGCGAGTACCGAAAGTTCTGCTCCTAAAACAAAATACAAAGATGGAACGTATTCTGGTCAAGGAAGCAACCGTATCGGAACTGTTTACGTATCTGTGACCATTAAAAACGACCGAATTGATACAGTTGAAATTACAGAAGCGGATACTCACTATTCTGAGAGTTACATTGAGGATCTTCCGTCTCAAGTCGTACAAAGACAAAGCTCAGATGTCGACGTCGTGAGCGGAGCAACGCTTAGCACAGAAGATTTTCAAAATGCCGTGGATGACGCCCTTCAGCAAGCAATGAATGCATAA
- a CDS encoding response regulator transcription factor produces the protein MRVLVVEDDASLLHGIVEGLKEEGYEVDCASDGDEGLFLAEQNIYDALILDIMLPGMTGLDILKKLRKQKVLTKVIFLTAKDSVEDRVKGLDYGADDYLVKPFAMAELFARLRVMLRDLQAEEGMISYGPISIREANHEVVINGSVLTLTIKEFQLLEYFIRNKEQILIRDQIFNRVWGFTSDVGVGVVDVYVHHLRKKLQPFNCDNYVRTVRGVGFMLKGEEHV, from the coding sequence ATGCGTGTACTTGTAGTAGAAGATGATGCTTCATTATTACACGGTATCGTAGAAGGCTTAAAAGAAGAAGGATATGAAGTTGATTGTGCGTCTGATGGAGATGAAGGTTTGTTTTTAGCAGAGCAGAATATTTATGATGCCTTAATTTTAGATATTATGCTGCCGGGTATGACAGGGCTTGACATACTAAAAAAACTAAGAAAACAAAAGGTGTTGACCAAAGTTATTTTTCTTACTGCAAAAGATAGTGTAGAAGATCGAGTGAAAGGACTCGACTATGGAGCCGATGATTATTTGGTTAAGCCTTTTGCCATGGCTGAACTTTTTGCGAGGTTAAGGGTAATGCTTAGGGACTTGCAGGCAGAAGAAGGTATGATTTCATATGGTCCCATTTCTATACGAGAAGCCAATCATGAAGTAGTGATTAATGGAAGTGTCCTCACGTTAACGATTAAAGAATTTCAGCTTTTGGAATATTTTATTCGAAATAAAGAACAAATCCTTATTCGAGATCAAATTTTTAATCGGGTATGGGGTTTTACATCCGATGTAGGAGTGGGCGTAGTTGATGTTTATGTTCACCATTTAAGAAAGAAGCTTCAGCCTTTTAATTGTGACAATTATGTACGTACAGTCAGAGGCGTAGGCTTTATGTTAAAAGGGGAAGAGCATGTTTAA
- a CDS encoding D-alanine--D-alanine ligase, with amino-acid sequence MKIKLGLLYGGKSAEHKVSLQTALAVSKAINHDKYEVHPIYITETGKWIRGTQLTGPLETVAQLEIQDNGTAISPVSLNTEMFALTDSKTDDQLDVIFPLLHGPNGEDGTVQGLLELLNIPYVGNGVLASAAGMDKVVMKQLFAQAGLPQVEYVSFIRREWEADRTAAYEKVETLGYPCFVKPANLGSSVGISKCDNREELEAAFVEAFLFDRKIIVEAAAVGREVEIGVLGNDEAACSVVGEILPKKAFYDYKAKYEDGDTGLIIPAEITEEQHQEMSALAIKAFKAIDGSGLVRADFFLTSEGKFIINEVNTMPGFTPFSMFPLLWKHAGVEYPDLIEKLVSLAIERHTEKQQIKHTM; translated from the coding sequence GTGAAAATTAAGCTTGGCCTTTTATACGGAGGAAAATCCGCTGAACATAAAGTATCTTTACAAACAGCTCTAGCAGTTTCAAAAGCAATTAATCACGATAAATATGAAGTGCATCCAATTTACATTACGGAAACAGGAAAATGGATTCGCGGCACACAGCTGACTGGTCCGCTTGAAACAGTTGCTCAATTAGAAATTCAAGATAACGGAACAGCTATTTCACCAGTTTCATTGAATACAGAAATGTTTGCATTAACAGATTCAAAAACAGATGATCAACTAGATGTTATTTTCCCACTTCTTCATGGTCCAAATGGAGAAGATGGTACGGTACAAGGATTATTAGAATTATTGAATATTCCTTATGTTGGAAACGGTGTATTAGCTTCAGCAGCTGGTATGGATAAAGTTGTAATGAAGCAGCTGTTTGCACAGGCAGGTCTGCCTCAAGTGGAGTACGTATCATTTATCCGCCGCGAGTGGGAAGCAGATCGAACGGCTGCTTATGAAAAAGTAGAAACACTTGGATACCCTTGCTTTGTTAAACCAGCAAACTTAGGTTCAAGTGTTGGGATTAGCAAATGTGATAACCGCGAAGAGTTAGAAGCGGCATTTGTTGAAGCCTTCTTATTCGATCGAAAAATCATTGTAGAAGCAGCAGCAGTTGGTCGTGAAGTTGAAATTGGTGTGTTAGGGAATGATGAAGCAGCTTGTTCAGTAGTTGGAGAAATCTTACCTAAAAAAGCGTTTTACGATTACAAAGCAAAATATGAAGACGGCGATACAGGTCTTATTATTCCAGCTGAAATTACAGAAGAACAGCATCAAGAAATGTCAGCACTAGCAATCAAAGCATTTAAAGCAATTGATGGATCTGGTCTTGTACGTGCAGATTTCTTCTTAACATCAGAAGGTAAATTCATTATTAATGAAGTGAATACGATGCCTGGTTTTACACCTTTCAGTATGTTCCCGTTATTGTGGAAACACGCAGGTGTTGAATATCCAGATTTAATTGAAAAACTTGTATCACTAGCAATTGAACGTCATACCGAAAAGCAGCAAATTAAACACACAATGTAA
- a CDS encoding sensor histidine kinase, which produces MFKKTRIRLVLFNTMVLMVILSIFSVVLYFYMQHLIFLNPDNRLSEMSEQVKKRNLHEIQENNERETERRVAFLLWSSDKKLIKITPKKGLYTNDIDDFKPALSEGKIQTSQEVNGHAYRVMNVKNEGYIKDQDVSTIQLVLNVDPETQTLEHLAFLLVISAFIGLLLSLVAGLFLANRALVPIQKSWNKQVEFIADASHELRTPLSVMQTHLELLFRRPNHTIEQESENIYQSLNEVKRMTKLVGNLLTLARSDSSAQLLNKTVFNMGELVDKVANQFEPIFELKELHFTREIESLMCGGDQERLHQLCMILLDNAFKYTPPGESIHISLKKHHHSMMLIVKDTGIGIEAKDLPYVFDRFYRSDKSRARAEGGSGLGLAIAKWIVQAHDGEIKVFSQKNVGTEFYVKIPL; this is translated from the coding sequence ATGTTTAAAAAGACGAGAATCAGGCTTGTGTTATTTAACACAATGGTGCTGATGGTTATCTTGAGCATTTTTAGTGTGGTTTTATATTTTTACATGCAGCATCTTATTTTTTTAAACCCGGACAATCGGCTAAGTGAGATGAGCGAGCAGGTTAAAAAAAGAAATTTACATGAAATTCAGGAAAACAATGAGAGAGAAACAGAACGTCGCGTTGCGTTTTTACTTTGGAGCAGTGATAAAAAATTAATCAAAATTACACCTAAAAAAGGGTTATATACAAACGATATTGACGACTTTAAGCCTGCGCTCTCAGAAGGAAAAATCCAAACGTCGCAAGAGGTAAACGGTCATGCTTATCGAGTGATGAATGTGAAAAATGAAGGATATATAAAAGATCAAGACGTTTCAACAATTCAACTTGTCTTAAACGTAGATCCAGAAACTCAAACCTTAGAGCACCTTGCTTTTCTTCTTGTCATTTCAGCTTTTATTGGACTGCTTCTTTCGCTTGTAGCTGGCTTGTTTTTAGCCAATCGAGCGCTTGTACCTATCCAAAAATCTTGGAACAAACAAGTCGAATTTATTGCAGATGCTTCCCATGAGTTAAGGACGCCTCTTTCCGTGATGCAAACGCATCTCGAGCTATTGTTTAGACGACCAAATCATACGATTGAGCAAGAAAGCGAAAACATTTATCAAAGCTTAAACGAAGTAAAGCGGATGACGAAGCTGGTGGGCAACTTACTAACACTCGCTAGATCTGATTCAAGTGCACAGCTGCTAAACAAAACGGTCTTTAATATGGGTGAGCTAGTTGATAAAGTAGCTAATCAGTTTGAGCCTATATTTGAACTAAAGGAGCTGCATTTCACAAGGGAAATTGAATCGTTAATGTGCGGAGGAGATCAAGAACGACTTCATCAGCTATGTATGATTTTATTAGACAACGCTTTTAAGTACACCCCACCTGGAGAAAGCATTCATATTAGTCTAAAGAAACATCATCACTCTATGATGCTAATTGTCAAAGACACAGGCATTGGAATTGAAGCGAAAGATCTTCCGTATGTGTTTGATCGCTTTTATCGAAGTGATAAGAGTCGGGCGCGTGCCGAAGGAGGATCAGGTTTAGGGCTCGCGATTGCCAAATGGATTGTACAAGCTCATGACGGAGAAATTAAGGTTTTTAGTCAAAAAAACGTGGGTACGGAATTTTATGTGAAAATTCCGCTATGA
- a CDS encoding ABC transporter ATP-binding protein: MKSTNTIIQFENVTKQYDNDSVVLDHVSFEIEKGKFYTLLGPSGCGKTTILRLIAGFTEASSGTIYFNGKRINDVPANKRQVNTVFQDYALFPHLNVFENVAFGLRIKKMKNADIGIKVKEALRFVNLEGYEKREIKEMSGGQRQRVAIARAIVNQPEVILLDEPLSALDLKLRTEMQYELRELQRRLGITFIFVTHDQEEALAMSDEIFVLNKGRIQQSGEPTDIYDEPINRFVADFIGESNIVPGKMIADFLVEFGGQQFECVDQGLNRNEQVEIVIRPEDLAITSSDQGKLQVRVDSQLFRGVHYEILGYDHAGNEWLVHSTKKATVGEEIGLYFEPEAIHVMRFNETEEEFDKRLEGYEEDYHAN, from the coding sequence ATGAAATCTACGAATACAATTATTCAATTTGAAAATGTGACCAAGCAATATGATAATGATTCAGTTGTATTGGATCATGTAAGCTTTGAAATTGAAAAAGGGAAGTTTTATACCCTTTTAGGTCCATCGGGATGTGGAAAGACAACGATTTTACGATTAATTGCAGGCTTTACGGAGGCCTCGAGCGGAACGATTTATTTTAATGGAAAAAGAATTAATGATGTCCCGGCTAACAAACGTCAGGTTAATACGGTTTTTCAAGACTACGCGCTTTTCCCGCATTTGAATGTATTTGAAAATGTAGCATTTGGTCTTCGAATCAAGAAGATGAAAAATGCTGATATTGGGATAAAAGTTAAAGAAGCCCTTCGCTTTGTTAACCTAGAAGGATATGAAAAGAGAGAAATAAAGGAAATGTCGGGCGGTCAAAGACAGCGCGTAGCCATTGCACGAGCAATTGTAAATCAGCCCGAAGTCATTCTGCTGGACGAGCCGCTTTCAGCTCTTGATCTAAAATTGCGTACGGAAATGCAATACGAGTTAAGAGAATTACAGCGCCGTCTAGGTATTACGTTCATTTTTGTTACGCACGATCAAGAAGAAGCGCTTGCGATGTCCGATGAAATCTTTGTTTTGAATAAAGGAAGAATTCAGCAGAGCGGGGAACCTACAGATATTTATGATGAGCCAATTAATCGTTTTGTTGCCGATTTTATTGGTGAATCAAATATTGTACCAGGTAAAATGATTGCTGACTTTTTAGTGGAGTTTGGCGGCCAGCAATTTGAATGTGTCGATCAAGGGTTAAACCGAAATGAGCAGGTTGAAATTGTGATTCGCCCTGAAGATTTAGCCATTACAAGCTCCGATCAAGGAAAGCTGCAGGTTCGTGTAGATTCACAGCTGTTTAGAGGAGTCCATTATGAAATTTTAGGCTATGACCATGCAGGGAATGAGTGGCTCGTCCACTCTACAAAAAAGGCAACGGTTGGCGAAGAAATTGGTTTATATTTTGAACCTGAAGCTATTCACGTTATGCGATTTAATGAAACGGAAGAAGAATTCGATAAGCGACTCGAAGGTTATGAAGAGGATTACCATGCAAACTAA
- a CDS encoding FAD:protein FMN transferase — protein MSIKTYSRSVLCMGTTVSIQVIAPQSEEANVLHHISKAFTIFKTVETTCSRFDAKSEVMKLIRHIKEPVAVSPLLFEALHFAILVADETHGIFDPTVGKQLEKRGFNEHYLDGKLVQVNEAVDSGSYKDIVLNTHKKTVLLQKPMIIDLGAVAKGLAIDLAAHSLPYQHFMINAGGDILVKGLNQHGDLWKVGIQHPQIQTQSLLTLRVTDTAVCTSGNYARKNKTQPFMHHLVNPLSPSTRSSLMSCTAIAPSAMLADALSTSAFILGAEKGVNLLNDADVRGVLFDSSFTPFFTSDMEELMNDDHTF, from the coding sequence ATGTCCATAAAAACGTATAGCCGCTCTGTCTTATGTATGGGAACAACCGTGTCCATTCAAGTAATTGCTCCCCAATCGGAGGAAGCAAATGTCCTTCACCATATCTCAAAGGCATTTACTATTTTTAAGACCGTCGAAACGACATGCAGTCGATTTGATGCCAAAAGCGAAGTTATGAAGCTAATTAGACATATCAAAGAACCTGTTGCTGTTAGCCCCCTATTATTTGAAGCCCTTCATTTCGCTATCTTAGTAGCAGATGAAACGCATGGAATCTTTGACCCAACGGTAGGAAAACAATTAGAAAAACGTGGTTTTAACGAACATTATTTAGATGGAAAGCTCGTACAAGTGAACGAAGCAGTCGATTCTGGAAGTTATAAAGACATCGTATTGAATACACATAAAAAAACGGTTCTCTTACAAAAACCGATGATTATAGATCTTGGAGCGGTCGCCAAAGGATTAGCTATTGATTTGGCTGCCCACTCCCTTCCTTATCAGCATTTTATGATTAATGCCGGAGGAGACATCCTAGTTAAAGGACTCAATCAACACGGAGATTTGTGGAAAGTCGGGATTCAGCACCCTCAGATTCAAACGCAGTCATTACTGACCTTGCGTGTAACAGATACGGCTGTCTGCACATCAGGAAATTATGCTAGAAAAAATAAGACGCAACCATTCATGCATCATTTGGTTAATCCCTTATCTCCATCTACTAGAAGCAGTCTAATGAGTTGTACAGCTATTGCTCCTTCTGCCATGCTGGCCGATGCATTATCTACATCAGCTTTTATTTTAGGAGCGGAAAAAGGAGTAAATTTATTGAATGATGCCGACGTACGCGGCGTACTCTTCGATTCTAGTTTCACTCCTTTTTTCACATCAGATATGGAGGAATTAATGAATGATGACCACACGTTCTGA
- a CDS encoding RnfABCDGE type electron transport complex subunit D, with amino-acid sequence MMTTRSERRSGVKYISTPKGYIIVDENKPKEISRWGQLVKTPKRYVMAMLLLLTLLGEFNSSAFQGLGHLLLAVCSAAALDLGFSFAYKKKIQLPDGGIITGLIIALVLSTSTPAWVTFCTVAVAILSKHLVKVKKKPIFNPAAFGLLFSLIVFSSGQSWWGSLSLLPVWLIVFVFVTGYLVTSKVNKFPQVFAFLGVYFAIFTIMSLIGVGDVADALRAPFVNSALFLAFFMVTDPPTSPAKYKDQIKFGMLAGAISAVDYLVFGGLAYLLIGLLLANAWKAWKTANKKVTKKAA; translated from the coding sequence ATGATGACCACACGTTCTGAACGAAGAAGCGGTGTTAAATATATTAGTACACCCAAAGGTTATATTATTGTAGATGAAAACAAACCAAAAGAAATAAGTCGGTGGGGGCAGCTAGTTAAAACACCTAAAAGATACGTGATGGCTATGCTGCTGCTTTTAACCTTATTAGGTGAATTCAACTCTTCTGCCTTTCAAGGATTAGGACACCTACTACTCGCCGTATGCTCGGCGGCCGCCTTAGATTTAGGATTTTCTTTTGCTTATAAAAAGAAAATTCAGCTTCCTGACGGCGGAATTATTACTGGATTAATTATTGCCTTAGTGCTCAGCACCTCTACACCTGCTTGGGTCACATTTTGCACTGTAGCTGTTGCTATTTTATCGAAGCACTTAGTAAAAGTAAAAAAGAAGCCTATTTTTAACCCTGCTGCTTTTGGTCTTCTCTTTTCACTTATTGTCTTTTCAAGCGGCCAAAGCTGGTGGGGAAGCTTATCTTTACTACCCGTCTGGCTCATTGTATTCGTGTTTGTGACAGGGTACCTTGTGACGAGCAAAGTAAATAAATTCCCTCAAGTATTTGCGTTTTTAGGCGTGTATTTTGCTATTTTTACGATTATGTCATTAATAGGAGTAGGTGATGTAGCGGATGCTTTACGAGCTCCTTTTGTTAATTCCGCTTTATTTTTAGCCTTCTTTATGGTGACGGATCCGCCAACTTCTCCTGCGAAGTATAAAGACCAAATAAAATTTGGGATGCTTGCAGGGGCGATTAGCGCCGTAGATTACTTAGTTTTTGGCGGCCTTGCCTATTTATTAATCGGCCTGTTACTTGCTAATGCATGGAAAGCATGGAAGACTGCAAACAAAAAAGTGACAAAAAAAGCTGCCTAA
- a CDS encoding ABC transporter permease translates to MKRKWKFSHLYLFFVFFILYAPIFYLMYYSFNSGGNMREFEGFTLDWYKEVFQDTRLLIIVLNTLIIALLSSVISTIIGVIGALAIVYVKRRRVQNTLLTFNNVLIVSPDVIIGASFLILFTIIGVKLGFISVLLAHIAFSVPIVVIMVLPKLQEMSPTLLDAARDLGASRFEVLSKVVLPFIRPGIFAGFFMALTYSLDDFAVTFFVTGNGFSTLSVEIYSLARRGVSLKINALSTLIFMFTVLIVIGYYFISQRYSNKAKGVATGK, encoded by the coding sequence ATGAAGAGAAAGTGGAAGTTCAGCCACCTTTATTTATTTTTTGTCTTTTTCATTTTATACGCGCCCATTTTTTATTTAATGTATTACTCTTTTAACAGCGGAGGAAACATGCGAGAGTTTGAAGGATTTACGTTAGATTGGTACAAAGAAGTGTTTCAAGACACACGTTTGCTCATTATTGTCTTGAATACCTTAATTATTGCTCTATTGTCTTCGGTTATTTCAACGATTATTGGTGTGATCGGAGCACTTGCTATCGTATACGTGAAGCGTAGACGTGTTCAAAATACACTGTTAACATTTAATAATGTGTTAATTGTGAGTCCAGATGTTATTATTGGCGCATCTTTTTTAATTCTATTTACCATTATCGGTGTAAAGCTTGGGTTTATATCGGTATTATTAGCGCATATTGCATTCAGTGTACCGATTGTGGTCATCATGGTTCTGCCTAAGCTGCAGGAAATGAGTCCGACACTGCTCGATGCAGCCCGTGATTTGGGAGCAAGTCGCTTTGAAGTACTTTCGAAAGTGGTATTGCCATTTATTCGTCCGGGTATCTTTGCAGGCTTTTTTATGGCTTTAACTTACTCTTTGGATGACTTTGCGGTTACGTTCTTTGTGACCGGGAATGGTTTTTCCACGCTTTCAGTAGAAATTTACTCGTTAGCAAGAAGAGGGGTCTCGCTGAAAATCAATGCTCTTTCTACTCTTATTTTCATGTTTACCGTGCTGATTGTAATTGGTTATTACTTTATCAGTCAGCGATATAGCAATAAAGCGAAAGGGGTGGCGACTGGAAAATGA